The proteins below are encoded in one region of Phaseolus vulgaris cultivar G19833 chromosome 1, P. vulgaris v2.0, whole genome shotgun sequence:
- the LOC137813439 gene encoding lachrymatory-factor synthase-like, translating to MEQDSDHRQRWEGKVSARLRNVTKAQAWPLVKDFFNLHKRFPTLATCYGIHGSNGDPGCIRYCAGSSIPSNGPATVSWSKERLVAVDDVDLRLEYEIVDSNIGFGSYESTMKVLSDDDDSNGCMLEWSFAVDPVQGLDLQELVLKYHVGLQLMAHKMEEEIQS from the coding sequence ATGGAGCAAGATTCCGATCATCGTCAAAGATGGGAAGGCAAGGTTTCAGCAAGGTTGCGAAACGTCACCAAAGCACAAGCATGGCCTCTGGTGAAGGACTTCTTCAATCTCCACAAGCGCTTCCCCACACTCGCCACCTGCTACGGGATTCACGGATCCAACGGTGATCCTGGCTGCATAAGATACTGCGCCGGGTCCTCCATCCCATCCAACGGCCCAGCCACTGTGAGCTGGTCCAAGGAGAGGCTGGTAGCCGTCGATGATGTTGACTTGAGGCTCGAGTATGAGATAGTGGACAGCAACATTGGGTTCGGTTCGTATGAGTCTACGATGAAGGTCCTGAGCGATGATGATGACTCAAATGGATGCATGTTGGAATGGTCCTTCGCCGTTGACCCTGTTCAAGGCTTGGACCTTCAGGAACTGGTTCTCAAGTACCATGTGGGCCTTCAGCTTATGGCCCACAAGATGGAGGAAGAAATTCAAAGTTAA